From one Streptomyces chromofuscus genomic stretch:
- a CDS encoding SAV_2336 N-terminal domain-related protein — translation MSTRAPGVPAGATSDALAALVARLRDAGIVPDVEELADALWLARHLPSRDRPAEPAGPGPRGTTSAPADGAGPPPPRPPEDGPVTADGPDRRPDSARLFAPGPGGDETGTRMAPVSVPAAPVLPEPLALQRGMRPLQRYRAPVRPVPRTLDERATAERAAESGIVVPLLRTERRREARLLLLMDVSTSTVVWQQVLDELRQVCERAGAFREVRVQYLHEAPGGLPGYAATPEHVRPLHAPEQLSDPTGRRLTLVLSDCAGPMWRSGRMQRLLHRWASTAPVAVVQPLPQRMWLRTHLPARRGMLRRREGPAGTLEFQPDRGRVERGALPVPVLALRRGSVEGWARLVSGTTGQSLAAAAGWVHADHAASGAPVRAAEDLSGAERVRVFRRAASPEARRLAVYLSAVPLYLPVMQLVQHAMLAGTGPEALSEVLLGGLLRRREDADDPRAVRYDFLPGVASELRSRLTLEEAQLLFKHCSAYVDRKFGRSARNFPALAGAFLRGAVDPQVPGPPVGPVEDEPAGLRAFAEVSADVLRDLGARIPAAPKRPELTAGELLGKGREAIGRFEGEGLTRELDSAVRYLQQALEMAAPGPERLSAAEELANALLVRWRVRRVGDDLRDAWQVIRDPDRLGASGSLTRGLVCWALAGEVSGRGVEFEGVPGGLRDWARGAAHARHRAEEFARAVLLYVADRDLSLAMRGAGSCPAGLNGPRASAATLPYVRRAIAEAGVDHPGADGPYRAGDAEQWYLTHLQRAVGAADVRVTFPGRERAQIVRGQLLLDQARQYAGAGRVPTARTLPARAAELALRAMDDFRSAVRGRRVLSDEERCRAWLAVASATGIAWPADDEGRERQTLYAVDQALRAAGEEPALRCECYVRAARVYQAAYDRTGDLDQLDRAVTAWAQAERLLGEDEPGRADVLSEYGRALMSRSRARASAEDVTLAVSVLRTALQDTPQGHPDIPARWARLGLAHLRRYETQEVLSDLYEAEWTMGEAIRSTEEPGHLANFWMLRAPVLEALHDRTDTLTYLHRAIEALGHAVEHAREAGLDDVPAEARRERARLRERLGSTTRTADPETASE, via the coding sequence CCCCCGCGACCGCCCGAGGACGGCCCGGTCACGGCGGACGGCCCGGACCGCCGGCCCGACAGCGCCCGGCTGTTCGCCCCCGGTCCCGGAGGCGACGAGACCGGCACGCGGATGGCGCCCGTGAGCGTCCCCGCCGCGCCGGTCCTGCCCGAGCCCCTCGCCCTGCAGCGCGGAATGCGCCCGCTGCAGCGCTACCGCGCACCGGTACGTCCCGTGCCGCGCACCCTCGACGAGCGGGCCACCGCCGAGCGGGCCGCCGAGTCCGGCATCGTGGTGCCCCTGCTGCGCACCGAGCGGCGCCGCGAGGCACGCCTGCTGCTCCTGATGGACGTCTCCACCTCCACCGTGGTCTGGCAGCAGGTGCTCGACGAGCTGCGCCAGGTCTGCGAACGCGCCGGCGCCTTCCGGGAAGTACGCGTGCAGTACCTGCACGAGGCCCCCGGCGGACTGCCCGGCTACGCGGCGACCCCCGAGCACGTCCGCCCGCTGCACGCTCCCGAGCAGCTCAGCGACCCGACCGGGCGGCGTCTGACCCTCGTCCTCAGCGACTGCGCCGGCCCCATGTGGCGCAGCGGCCGGATGCAGCGGCTGCTGCACCGCTGGGCGTCGACCGCGCCCGTCGCCGTGGTCCAGCCGCTGCCGCAACGGATGTGGCTGCGCACCCATCTGCCCGCCCGGCGCGGCATGCTGCGCCGCCGCGAGGGGCCCGCCGGAACCCTGGAGTTCCAGCCGGACCGGGGACGCGTCGAGCGGGGCGCGCTGCCCGTGCCCGTGCTGGCGCTGCGCCGCGGCTCGGTGGAGGGCTGGGCGCGGCTGGTGTCCGGCACCACGGGGCAGTCGCTGGCCGCGGCGGCCGGCTGGGTCCACGCCGACCACGCCGCGTCCGGCGCGCCGGTGCGGGCCGCGGAGGACCTGAGCGGCGCCGAGCGCGTCCGGGTCTTCCGGCGGGCCGCCTCCCCGGAGGCCCGCCGCCTCGCCGTCTACCTGTCCGCGGTGCCGCTGTACCTGCCGGTCATGCAGCTCGTCCAGCACGCCATGCTCGCCGGCACCGGCCCCGAGGCGCTGTCCGAGGTGCTGCTCGGCGGCCTGCTCAGGCGCCGCGAGGACGCGGACGACCCGCGGGCCGTGCGCTACGACTTCCTGCCGGGGGTGGCGAGCGAGTTACGGTCGCGGCTCACCCTGGAGGAGGCACAGCTGCTGTTCAAGCACTGCTCCGCGTACGTGGACCGCAAGTTCGGGCGCAGCGCGCGCAACTTCCCGGCGCTGGCCGGGGCGTTCCTGCGGGGTGCGGTGGATCCGCAGGTGCCGGGGCCGCCCGTCGGACCGGTCGAGGACGAACCGGCCGGGCTGCGCGCGTTCGCGGAGGTGTCGGCGGACGTGCTGCGCGACCTCGGGGCGCGGATCCCGGCGGCCCCGAAGCGGCCGGAACTGACCGCGGGGGAGCTCCTCGGCAAGGGCAGGGAGGCCATAGGGCGCTTCGAGGGCGAGGGCCTCACCCGGGAACTCGACTCCGCCGTGCGGTACCTGCAACAGGCGCTGGAGATGGCGGCACCGGGCCCGGAGCGGCTGTCCGCCGCCGAGGAACTGGCCAACGCGCTGCTGGTGCGCTGGCGGGTGCGGCGGGTCGGGGACGATCTGCGGGACGCCTGGCAGGTGATCAGGGACCCGGACCGGCTCGGCGCGTCCGGAAGCCTCACGCGCGGCCTGGTCTGCTGGGCGCTCGCCGGGGAGGTGAGCGGCCGGGGCGTGGAGTTCGAGGGCGTCCCGGGCGGCCTGCGGGACTGGGCGCGCGGCGCGGCGCACGCCCGGCACCGGGCGGAGGAGTTCGCCCGCGCCGTGCTGCTGTACGTGGCCGACCGTGACCTGTCCCTGGCGATGCGGGGCGCGGGCTCGTGCCCCGCCGGGCTGAACGGCCCGCGGGCCTCCGCGGCGACCCTGCCGTACGTACGCCGGGCCATCGCCGAGGCGGGCGTGGACCACCCCGGGGCGGACGGCCCCTACCGGGCCGGCGACGCCGAGCAGTGGTACCTCACGCACCTCCAGCGGGCCGTCGGCGCGGCCGACGTGCGGGTGACGTTCCCCGGACGGGAGCGCGCGCAGATCGTGCGGGGGCAGCTGCTGCTGGACCAGGCGCGACAGTACGCCGGAGCCGGGCGGGTGCCGACGGCCCGGACACTGCCGGCCCGGGCGGCCGAACTGGCGTTGCGGGCCATGGACGACTTCCGCAGCGCGGTCCGCGGCAGACGCGTGCTGTCGGACGAGGAGCGCTGCCGGGCCTGGCTGGCGGTGGCGTCGGCCACCGGGATCGCCTGGCCGGCGGACGACGAGGGCCGCGAGCGCCAGACGCTGTACGCGGTGGACCAGGCGCTGCGGGCCGCGGGCGAGGAGCCCGCGCTGCGCTGCGAGTGCTACGTGCGGGCGGCACGCGTCTATCAGGCGGCGTACGACCGGACCGGTGACCTGGACCAGCTGGACCGCGCCGTGACGGCGTGGGCGCAGGCCGAACGGCTGCTGGGGGAGGACGAGCCGGGCCGGGCCGACGTGCTGTCCGAGTACGGCAGGGCGCTGATGAGCCGGTCGCGGGCCCGGGCATCCGCCGAGGACGTGACCCTGGCGGTCTCCGTTCTGCGCACCGCCCTGCAGGACACCCCGCAGGGCCATCCCGACATCCCCGCGCGCTGGGCCCGCCTGGGGCTGGCCCACCTCAGGCGCTACGAGACCCAGGAGGTGCTGTCCGACCTGTACGAGGCCGAGTGGACGATGGGCGAGGCCATCCGCAGCACCGAGGAGCCCGGGCACCTCGCGAACTTCTGGATGCTCCGGGCCCCCGTGCTGGAAGCCCTCCACGACCGCACGGACACCCTCACCTATCTGCACCGGGCGATCGAGGCCCTCGGGCACGCCGTCGAGCACGCCCGGGAAGCGGGCCTGGACGACGTGCCGGCCGAGGCCCGGCGGGAACGCGCCCGCCTGCGTGAGCGACTCGGCAGCACCACCCGTACCGCCGACCCCGAAACGGCCTCCGAGTGA
- the fxsT gene encoding FxSxx-COOH system tetratricopeptide repeat protein yields the protein MTAERGHVTVVFAGQSESWAKWIDHQMRSAGRATTLVRWNPLRRPATSEALGELLSAPGRILLVIDDWHEQLDRDRFDAWAGVLKQLLAEHGDRVAAVSVTAQPMPDAVIALAPVELRGLRPEAARERVLGLAGIPAPDALDLRRGPRFPDDPPAVWGGVPRRNRRFVGRSELLEQVRGVFGAAGRDGAAVALRGPSGNGKTQLAMEYVHRFAGEYDIVWWISAAQRVTARQQFAELAPAMGVPGTGDLSATIKAVQRELDGTPRPWLLVLDGADDPERLGGLVPDGRGHVLVTTHRGEWSAHAEVVEVPAFERRESVAFARRRAARLTDDEAGRLAQVVEDMPLLLDQTAAWLELNPGVPVNDYIRDIRDGKPDRFGVMASGHHPKYEVAWAKLVNMLRERHEPAWQLLNLLVCFAHDVVPVRLLQTARPADLPLELAELVAEPSSWNTALRRLSEITSMRIEYEQGPRLDTQTVGTVRMHRLFHRFVRSVQSPGDAARYSAAARRVLVSADPRDSASAGTWARYSTIIPHLEPSGALESPDDEVRDLVLNCVEYLRMRGEYQDGWTLSRLAVDSWRPRFGDTDRRVLVAVHQLGNMLRRLGRYTEAEEVGRENLRRLRDAREVRPIELIRAKDGLGGTLMALGRYTEARTLFEEAAASAAQELGGENVPRTLSVRSNLAVAIGLQGHYAEALALHRRVFEARVQLLGGKDVATLNSALRSAWMLRLLGRYREAMTIQGHNSRVHGQVLDRNHSQTLQAEHNLALCARRDGDLQFAHAMMRGVREKLLRRRGALHPETLMVSCDYAMLLRQMDHTAEARELAELTAAQYTSQLGPQHPYSVGARDNVATVMRDSGDRRAALELSLTTVREMEQAVGRDHPWAIGCAKNGVAALAATGDTDAAAALGRDAAERSARVLGEEHILTISLRAGLARDLAELGEHAEAETLRHDVAARLTALLGPDHPHTRYILERHRPYWDFEPQPI from the coding sequence ATGACGGCGGAGCGCGGACACGTCACGGTGGTCTTCGCCGGGCAGAGCGAGTCCTGGGCCAAGTGGATCGACCACCAGATGCGGTCCGCCGGGCGGGCCACGACGCTGGTGCGCTGGAACCCGCTGCGGCGACCGGCGACCTCCGAGGCGCTGGGCGAGCTGCTGAGCGCCCCGGGGCGGATCCTGCTCGTCATCGACGACTGGCACGAGCAACTGGACCGCGACCGGTTCGACGCCTGGGCCGGCGTGCTCAAGCAGCTGCTGGCGGAGCACGGGGACCGGGTCGCCGCCGTGAGCGTCACCGCCCAGCCGATGCCCGACGCCGTCATCGCCCTCGCCCCCGTCGAACTGCGCGGCCTGAGACCCGAGGCGGCCCGCGAACGCGTCCTGGGCCTCGCCGGGATCCCGGCCCCCGACGCCCTGGACCTGCGCCGCGGCCCGCGCTTCCCGGACGACCCGCCGGCGGTGTGGGGCGGGGTACCGCGCCGCAACCGCCGCTTCGTCGGCCGCTCCGAGCTGCTGGAGCAGGTCCGCGGGGTGTTCGGCGCGGCCGGGCGGGACGGTGCCGCCGTCGCGCTGCGCGGGCCCAGCGGCAACGGCAAGACGCAGCTCGCGATGGAGTACGTCCATCGGTTCGCGGGCGAGTACGACATCGTCTGGTGGATCAGCGCCGCCCAACGCGTCACCGCACGGCAGCAGTTCGCCGAGCTCGCCCCCGCCATGGGCGTGCCGGGCACCGGCGACCTGTCCGCCACCATCAAGGCCGTCCAGCGGGAGCTGGACGGCACCCCCCGCCCCTGGCTGCTCGTGCTGGACGGGGCCGACGATCCAGAGCGGCTCGGCGGACTCGTCCCCGACGGACGCGGCCACGTCCTGGTCACCACCCATCGTGGCGAGTGGTCGGCCCACGCCGAGGTCGTCGAGGTGCCCGCCTTCGAACGCCGGGAGAGCGTCGCGTTCGCCCGCCGTCGCGCGGCCCGGCTCACCGACGACGAGGCCGGACGGCTCGCCCAGGTCGTGGAGGACATGCCGCTGCTGCTCGACCAGACGGCCGCCTGGCTCGAGCTCAACCCGGGCGTGCCCGTCAACGACTACATACGCGACATCCGCGACGGCAAGCCGGATCGTTTCGGCGTCATGGCCTCCGGCCACCACCCGAAGTACGAGGTCGCCTGGGCGAAGCTGGTCAACATGCTGCGCGAGCGCCACGAACCCGCCTGGCAGCTGCTCAACCTGCTGGTGTGCTTCGCCCACGACGTGGTCCCGGTACGCCTGCTGCAGACGGCCCGGCCCGCCGACCTGCCGCTCGAACTGGCCGAGCTGGTCGCCGAGCCCAGCAGCTGGAACACCGCGCTGCGCAGGCTCTCCGAGATCACTTCCATGCGCATCGAGTACGAGCAGGGCCCTCGCCTGGACACGCAGACCGTCGGCACCGTGCGCATGCACCGCCTCTTCCACCGGTTCGTCCGGTCCGTCCAGTCGCCCGGCGACGCTGCGCGCTACTCCGCCGCCGCCCGCCGGGTCCTCGTCTCCGCCGACCCGCGCGACTCCGCCTCCGCCGGCACCTGGGCCCGCTACTCGACGATCATCCCGCACCTGGAACCCTCGGGCGCGCTGGAGTCACCTGACGACGAGGTCCGGGACCTCGTGCTGAACTGCGTCGAGTACCTGCGGATGCGCGGCGAGTACCAGGACGGCTGGACGCTGAGCAGGCTCGCGGTGGACAGCTGGCGGCCCCGGTTCGGCGACACCGACCGGCGGGTGCTCGTCGCCGTGCACCAGCTCGGCAACATGCTGCGCAGACTCGGCCGGTACACCGAGGCGGAGGAGGTGGGCCGGGAGAACCTGCGGCGGCTGCGCGACGCCCGAGAGGTCCGGCCCATCGAGCTGATCCGCGCCAAGGACGGCCTCGGCGGCACGCTGATGGCGCTCGGCCGCTACACGGAGGCCCGCACCCTGTTCGAGGAGGCCGCCGCGAGCGCCGCGCAGGAACTCGGCGGCGAGAACGTCCCGCGCACCCTCAGCGTCCGCAGCAACCTCGCCGTCGCCATCGGCCTCCAGGGCCACTACGCCGAGGCGCTCGCCCTGCACCGCAGGGTCTTCGAGGCGCGGGTCCAGCTGCTCGGCGGCAAGGACGTCGCCACCCTCAACTCGGCCCTGCGCAGCGCCTGGATGCTGCGACTGCTGGGCCGGTACCGGGAGGCCATGACGATCCAGGGCCACAACTCCCGCGTCCACGGCCAGGTTCTCGACCGCAACCACAGCCAGACCCTCCAGGCCGAGCACAACCTCGCGCTGTGCGCCCGCCGCGACGGCGACCTCCAGTTCGCGCACGCCATGATGCGCGGGGTGCGGGAGAAACTGCTGCGCCGGCGCGGCGCCCTGCACCCCGAGACGCTGATGGTCTCCTGCGACTACGCGATGCTGCTGCGGCAGATGGATCACACGGCCGAGGCCAGGGAGCTGGCCGAGCTCACCGCCGCGCAGTACACGTCCCAACTCGGTCCGCAGCACCCCTACTCCGTGGGGGCGCGGGACAACGTGGCCACGGTCATGCGGGACTCGGGGGACCGGCGCGCCGCTCTGGAGCTGTCCCTCACCACCGTCCGGGAGATGGAACAGGCCGTCGGACGCGACCACCCGTGGGCCATCGGCTGCGCGAAGAACGGGGTCGCCGCCCTCGCCGCCACCGGTGACACGGACGCCGCGGCGGCGCTCGGCCGGGACGCCGCCGAGCGCTCAGCGCGGGTGCTGGGCGAGGAGCACATCCTCACGATCAGCCTCCGGGCGGGCCTCGCCCGTGACCTGGCCGAACTGGGCGAGCACGCGGAGGCCGAGACGCTGCGTCACGACGTCGCCGCCCGGCTCACCGCGCTCCTGGGCCCGGACCACCCGCACACCCGGTACATCCTCGAACGCCACCGCCCTTACTGGGACTTCGAGCCGCAGCCGATCTGA
- a CDS encoding FxsB family cyclophane-forming radical SAM/SPASM peptide maturase encodes MTTHPQWPHAALDTTAHRPTPLRQFVLKLHSRCNLDCAYCYLYRGRDDGWRDRPPRTPEPTMRRTAARIAEHVRAHGLDRIRVELHGGEPLLAGPDPVLAYVRAVRAAVPPGCRVTATVQTNGTRLTDAALDALAREGVRVGLSLDGGRAAHNARRVDHAGRPAWPAAHAAARRLAARPEAYAGILCTIDLDADPHDVYRSLLGLAPPGVDFLLPHANWAHPPPGPPPGRPGRHRPRPTPYGDWLAAVFDDWWDGGRPGTRVRLFQEIAALLLGAPSAAEAVGLSPLAAVVVETDGAIEQVDSLRSAYPGAAETGLDVFRHSFDQALRHPGIAARQLGERALAPECRSCPVGRVCGGGNYVHRYAPGTGFRHPSVYCADLERLVRHVAGRLERTARGST; translated from the coding sequence ATGACCACGCATCCGCAGTGGCCGCACGCCGCACTGGACACGACGGCGCACCGCCCCACGCCGCTGCGGCAGTTCGTGCTGAAGCTGCACAGCCGCTGCAACCTCGACTGCGCGTACTGCTACCTCTACCGGGGCAGGGACGACGGCTGGCGCGACCGTCCGCCGCGCACGCCCGAACCGACCATGCGGCGCACCGCGGCCCGGATCGCCGAACACGTACGGGCCCACGGCCTCGACCGCATCCGGGTGGAGCTGCACGGCGGCGAACCCCTCCTGGCCGGCCCGGACCCCGTCCTCGCCTACGTCCGGGCCGTCCGCGCTGCGGTCCCGCCCGGCTGCCGGGTCACCGCCACCGTGCAGACCAACGGCACCCGGCTGACCGACGCCGCCCTGGACGCCCTGGCCCGGGAGGGCGTCCGGGTCGGCCTCAGCCTCGACGGCGGGCGCGCCGCCCACAACGCCCGCCGCGTCGACCACGCCGGCCGCCCCGCCTGGCCCGCCGCCCACGCGGCCGCCCGCAGACTCGCCGCGCGACCGGAGGCCTACGCCGGGATCCTCTGCACGATCGACCTGGACGCAGACCCGCACGATGTCTACCGATCGCTCCTCGGCCTCGCCCCGCCCGGCGTGGACTTCCTGCTCCCGCACGCCAACTGGGCGCACCCGCCGCCGGGACCACCGCCCGGCCGCCCCGGCCGGCACCGTCCCCGCCCCACCCCCTACGGCGACTGGCTCGCCGCCGTCTTCGACGACTGGTGGGACGGCGGACGTCCGGGCACCCGGGTGCGGCTGTTCCAGGAGATCGCCGCCCTGCTGCTCGGCGCGCCCAGCGCGGCCGAGGCCGTGGGGCTGTCCCCGCTGGCCGCCGTCGTCGTGGAGACGGACGGCGCCATCGAGCAGGTCGACTCGCTCAGGTCGGCGTACCCGGGCGCGGCGGAGACCGGGCTGGACGTCTTCCGGCACTCGTTCGACCAGGCCCTGCGCCATCCGGGGATCGCCGCCCGGCAGCTCGGCGAGCGGGCACTGGCCCCCGAGTGCCGCAGCTGCCCGGTCGGCAGGGTGTGCGGGGGCGGCAACTACGTGCACCGGTACGCGCCCGGCACCGGCTTCCGGCATCCCAGCGTCTACTGCGCCGACCTGGAACGGCTCGTGCGACACGTCGCCGGCCGGCTGGAGCGGACGGCGCGCGGGTCGACATGA
- a CDS encoding multifunctional oxoglutarate decarboxylase/oxoglutarate dehydrogenase thiamine pyrophosphate-binding subunit/dihydrolipoyllysine-residue succinyltransferase subunit, which yields MSPQSPSNASSISTDADQAGKNPAAAFGPNEWLVDEIYQQYLQDPNSVDRAWWDFFADYKPGAAATPAPAGTAAAGAAETSPTLESTRAGGPPSTAPTPVQAAAAPAQAAPAAPAAPKPAAAAPAQPKAPAPAPAPAAAKPQPKVKAAEPAAVAPEGPELITLRGPAAAVAKNMNASLELPTATSVRAVPVKLLFDNRIVINNHLKRARGGKISFTHLIGYAMVQAIKAMPSMNWSFGEKDGKPTLVKPPHVNLGLAIDLVKPNGDRQLVVAAIKKAETLNFFEFWQAYEDIVRRARDGKLTMDDFTGVTVSLTNPGGLGTVHSVPRLMPGQSVIMGVGAMDYPAEFQGTSQDTLNKLGISKVMTLTSTYDHRVIQGAASGEFLRQVANLLLGENGFYDDIFEALRIPYEPVRWLKDIDASHDDDVTKAARVFELIHSYRVRGHVMADTDPLEYRQRKHPDLDITEHGLTLWDLEREFAVGGFSGKSLMKLRDILGVLRDSYCRTTGIEFMHIQDPKQRKWIQDRIERPHAKPEREEQLRILRRLNAAEAFETFLQTKYVGQKRFSLEGGESVIPLLDAVLDSAAESRLDEVVIGMAHRGRLNVLANIVGKSYAQIFREFEGNLDPKSMHGSGDVKYHLGAEGTFTGLDGEQIKVSLTANPSHLEAVDPVLEGVARAKQDIINKGGTDFTVLPIALHGDAAFAGQGVVAETLNMSQLRGYRTGGTVHVVINNQVGFTAAPESSRSSMYATDVARMIEAPIFHVNGDDPEAVVRVARLAFEFRQAFNKDVVIDLICYRRRGHNESDNPAFTQPLMYDLIDKKRSVRKLYTESLIGRGDITLEEAEQALQDYQGQLEKVFTEVREATSQPATVATPDTQAEFPVAVNTAVSTEIVKRIAESQVNIPDHITVHPRLLPQLQRRASMVEDGTIDWGMGETLAFGSLLLEGVPVRLAGQDSQRGTFGQRHAVIIDRSTGEEYTPLQYLSEDQARLNVYNSLLSEYAAMGFEYGYSLARPDALVLWEAQFGDFVNGAQTVVDEFISSAEQKWGQTSGVTLLLPHGYEGQGPDHSSARPERFLQLCAQNNMTVAMPTSPSNYFHLLRWQVHNPHHKPLVVFTPKSMLRLKAAASKADEFTTGGFRPVIGDASVDPAAVRKVVFCAGKVYYDLEAERVKRGVTDTAIIRIERLYPLPGAELQAEIKKYPNAEKYLWAQEEPANQGAWPFIALNLIDHLDLAVGADVPHGERLRRISRPHGSSPAVGSAKRHQAEQEQLVREVFEA from the coding sequence GTGTCGCCACAGTCCCCCAGTAACGCATCGAGCATCTCGACCGACGCAGACCAAGCGGGCAAGAATCCCGCCGCCGCGTTCGGACCGAACGAGTGGCTCGTCGACGAGATCTATCAGCAGTACCTCCAGGACCCGAATTCGGTCGACCGCGCCTGGTGGGACTTCTTCGCCGACTACAAGCCCGGGGCGGCTGCCACCCCGGCGCCGGCGGGTACCGCGGCCGCGGGGGCCGCGGAGACCTCCCCCACGCTCGAATCCACTCGCGCGGGGGGACCCCCATCCACGGCTCCGACGCCCGTCCAGGCCGCTGCGGCGCCCGCCCAGGCGGCCCCGGCCGCCCCCGCGGCCCCGAAGCCCGCCGCGGCAGCTCCCGCGCAGCCGAAGGCTCCGGCCCCGGCTCCCGCGCCGGCCGCCGCCAAGCCGCAGCCGAAGGTTAAGGCCGCCGAGCCGGCCGCGGTGGCCCCGGAGGGCCCCGAGCTGATCACGCTGCGCGGCCCGGCCGCCGCCGTCGCGAAGAACATGAACGCCTCGTTGGAGCTGCCGACCGCCACCTCGGTCCGCGCGGTCCCGGTGAAGCTGCTCTTCGACAACCGCATCGTCATCAACAACCACCTCAAGCGCGCCCGGGGCGGGAAGATCTCCTTCACGCACCTGATCGGCTACGCGATGGTGCAGGCCATCAAGGCCATGCCGTCGATGAACTGGTCGTTCGGCGAGAAGGACGGCAAGCCGACCCTCGTCAAGCCGCCGCACGTCAACCTCGGTCTCGCCATCGACCTGGTCAAGCCCAACGGCGACCGCCAGCTGGTCGTCGCGGCGATCAAGAAGGCCGAGACGCTGAACTTCTTCGAGTTCTGGCAGGCCTACGAGGACATCGTCCGCCGCGCCCGCGACGGCAAGCTGACGATGGACGACTTCACCGGCGTCACCGTCTCCCTCACCAACCCCGGCGGCCTCGGCACCGTCCACTCGGTCCCGCGCCTGATGCCCGGCCAGTCGGTGATCATGGGCGTCGGCGCCATGGACTACCCGGCGGAGTTCCAGGGCACCTCCCAGGACACCCTGAACAAGCTCGGCATCTCGAAGGTCATGACGCTCACGTCGACCTACGACCACCGGGTGATCCAGGGCGCCGCGTCCGGCGAGTTCCTGCGCCAGGTCGCGAACCTGCTCCTCGGTGAGAACGGCTTCTACGACGACATCTTCGAGGCGCTGCGCATCCCCTACGAGCCAGTCCGCTGGCTCAAGGACATCGACGCCAGCCACGACGACGACGTCACGAAGGCCGCCCGGGTCTTCGAGCTGATCCACTCCTACCGGGTCCGCGGCCACGTCATGGCCGACACCGACCCGCTGGAGTACCGCCAGCGCAAGCACCCCGACCTCGACATCACCGAGCACGGCCTCACCCTGTGGGACCTGGAGCGCGAGTTCGCGGTCGGCGGCTTCTCCGGCAAGTCCCTGATGAAGCTGCGCGACATCCTCGGCGTGCTGCGTGACTCGTACTGCCGCACCACCGGCATCGAGTTCATGCACATCCAGGACCCCAAGCAGCGCAAGTGGATCCAGGACCGCATCGAGCGCCCGCACGCCAAGCCGGAGCGCGAGGAGCAGCTGCGGATCCTGCGCCGGCTGAACGCGGCGGAGGCCTTCGAGACCTTCCTGCAGACGAAGTACGTCGGCCAGAAGCGCTTCTCCCTGGAGGGCGGCGAGTCCGTCATCCCGCTGCTCGACGCGGTGCTGGACTCGGCCGCCGAGTCCCGCCTCGACGAGGTCGTCATCGGCATGGCCCACCGCGGCCGGCTGAACGTCCTGGCGAACATCGTCGGCAAGTCGTACGCGCAGATCTTCCGCGAGTTCGAGGGCAACCTCGACCCGAAGTCGATGCACGGCTCCGGCGACGTGAAGTACCACCTGGGCGCCGAGGGCACCTTCACCGGCCTGGACGGCGAGCAGATCAAGGTCTCGCTCACCGCCAACCCCTCCCACCTGGAGGCGGTCGACCCGGTCCTGGAGGGCGTAGCCCGCGCCAAGCAGGACATCATCAACAAGGGCGGCACGGACTTCACCGTCCTGCCGATCGCCCTGCACGGCGACGCGGCCTTCGCGGGCCAGGGTGTCGTGGCCGAGACGCTGAACATGTCGCAGCTGCGCGGCTACCGCACCGGCGGCACCGTCCACGTCGTCATCAACAACCAGGTCGGCTTCACCGCGGCCCCCGAGTCCTCGCGTTCCTCCATGTACGCGACGGACGTGGCCCGCATGATCGAGGCCCCGATCTTCCATGTGAACGGCGACGACCCCGAGGCCGTCGTCCGCGTCGCGCGGCTCGCCTTCGAGTTCCGCCAGGCGTTCAACAAGGACGTGGTGATCGACCTCATCTGCTACCGCCGCCGCGGTCACAACGAGTCGGACAACCCGGCCTTCACCCAGCCGCTGATGTACGACCTGATCGACAAGAAGCGCTCGGTGCGCAAGCTCTACACCGAGTCCCTCATCGGTCGCGGCGACATCACCCTGGAAGAGGCCGAGCAGGCGCTGCAGGACTACCAGGGCCAGCTGGAGAAGGTCTTCACCGAGGTCCGCGAGGCCACCTCGCAGCCGGCGACGGTGGCGACGCCGGACACGCAGGCCGAGTTCCCGGTCGCCGTGAACACCGCCGTCTCCACGGAGATCGTCAAGCGGATCGCCGAGTCCCAGGTCAACATCCCCGACCACATCACCGTCCACCCGCGTCTGCTGCCGCAGCTGCAGCGCCGGGCGTCGATGGTCGAGGACGGCACGATCGACTGGGGCATGGGCGAGACCCTCGCCTTCGGCTCGCTGCTCCTGGAGGGCGTCCCGGTCCGGCTCGCGGGCCAGGACTCCCAGCGCGGCACCTTCGGCCAGCGGCACGCGGTCATCATCGACCGCAGCACCGGCGAGGAGTACACGCCGCTGCAGTACCTGTCGGAGGACCAGGCACGCCTGAACGTCTACAACTCCCTGCTGTCCGAGTACGCGGCGATGGGCTTCGAGTACGGCTACTCGCTGGCCCGCCCGGACGCGCTCGTGCTGTGGGAGGCTCAGTTCGGTGACTTCGTCAACGGTGCGCAGACGGTCGTGGACGAGTTCATCTCGTCGGCGGAGCAGAAGTGGGGCCAGACGTCCGGCGTCACCCTGCTCCTCCCCCACGGCTACGAGGGCCAGGGCCCGGACCACTCGTCCGCGCGCCCGGAGCGCTTCCTCCAGCTGTGCGCCCAGAACAACATGACGGTCGCCATGCCGACGTCGCCGTCGAACTACTTCCACCTCCTGCGGTGGCAGGTGCACAACCCGCACCACAAGCCGCTGGTCGTCTTCACGCCGAAGTCGATGCTGCGCCTGAAGGCCGCCGCGTCGAAGGCGGACGAGTTCACCACGGGCGGCTTCCGCCCGGTCATCGGCGACGCGTCGGTGGACCCGGCGGCGGTGCGGAAGGTCGTCTTCTGCGCGGGCAAGGTCTACTACGACCTGGAGGCCGAGCGGGTCAAGCGCGGCGTGACGGACACCGCGATCATCCGTATCGAGCGGCTGTACCCGCTGCCGGGTGCCGAGCTCCAGGCGGAGATCAAGAAGTACCCGAACGCCGAGAAGTACCTGTGGGCCCAGGAGGAGCCGGCGAACCAGGGTGCCTGGCCGTTCATCGCGCTCAACCTGATCGACCACCTCGACCTGGCGGTCGGCGCGGACGTGCCGCACGGCGAGCGCCTGCGCCGCATCTCGCGGCCGCACGGCTCGTCCCCCGCGGTGGGTTCCGCGAAGCGCCACCAGGCCGAGCAGGAGCAGCTGGTGCGCGAGGTGTTCGAGGCGTGA